A segment of the Desulfatiglans sp. genome:
AATGGATCATCTGTAACCACATACCCTGACGGAAGGGTAATAAAGGTATTGCCGGACGGGACGATCATTAACAGTTCAGCGGAGAATGATGGCGCAGAGGTGCGGCTGAAAAAACTGTTGTTGAGCGCAAGAAGAGATACTGACGGTCTCTCTGATATGGATATTGATCTTCCGCAAGGCTTGAAAGCAAAAGAGAGTTCTGATAGTCTGGATCAGATGATAGATATAACCTCAATGGTGGCTGGGCTGACTGGTTGGGGAGCGCTGTCCGGCAAAAAATCTGAAACAGGAAAGGTTATAGATAAAGAAGGATTCATAAGCCTGGACAGAAGGAACAGACTCAGGAGGTTTATCAAATGGACAAATGGAGAGCAGGACAGGAAGAGGGAAGGCGAGTCGTTATATTTAAAGAAAAAAGAGTTTAATTAGGTGAATATGAAAAATGGTTTTGGTACATGGATACATATTTAATAAAAAAAAGAAAAATACTAAGGAGGAATTATGGCACCGAAGAATGATGAGAAATTAGAAGAAGTAAAAGATGAAAAAAAGGCGGTGGCAACACAGACATTACGCTGGGATGACTCAAAGATGACAAGCACATATGCCAATGTGTGTAATGTTTCCAGCACACGTGAAGAGGTTACCATGCTTTTCGGGACAAACCAGAGCTGGCATACAGGGCAGCCAGAGCTGACCGTTCAGCTTACAAATCGTATTATCCTGAATCCCTTTGCAGCAAAAAGGCTCACAATGCTGCTTGGCAATATTTTAAAGGAATATGAGGCGCGTTTTGGCGAACTGAAGATTGATATTCCTAAATAGTTATTGGATACCCTGCAACAACTGTATGTCGGAATTTACTAATTTTCTAAAGGGCTTGACTTGAAGGGTTAAGTCCTTTTTTAAATACCGGGTCCAGCGTGATCAATAGCGATTATAACCATGAAATGAAATTTCAGCCAAGATTAGACAACCAGCTCTGGTCTCAGTTTAACAGTGCCGTGGAACGTGAGGATTACTGCCGATGCTGGCTCACGCTCCAGTGTTCTATCCTGCAAAATGTAATTCAGGGTTTGGTTATTCTTTCAGGAGAAAACCAGTCGTCCTTTGCTCCGGTGGTAAAGTGGCCTGAAGAGGGCGGTTCACCTGAACGCCTGACAGAGATATCAGAGCGGGTCATTGAAGAAAAGTGCGGCATGCTTGTGGAGCTGGATCATGGATCAAAGATTCCACAGGGTATTGCAAGGTCATACGGGGTTGCCTACCCTATTCTCGCAGGTGAAGGGTTTTACGGGCTTGTTGCGCTTGAAGTAAAGGCCGGGACAGAAGAAGAGCTTAAATATACAATGGAGCAGCTTCAGTGGGGCATCTCCTGGATGGAGTTAATGCTGCGCCGTGAAAGAGAACACGAGGCAGTGGGAATAATAAAAAGACTCAATGCCTCGGTTGATCTGCTTGCAGATGCTATATCCAGGAAAAATTATACAAGTGCATGCCTCTCATTTGTTACAGAGCTTGCGACTTACCTCTCATGTGACAGGGTAAGCCTTGGGTATATAAGAAACAAAAAGATAAAGCTCCAGGCTGTATCACACAGCAGCAGGGTATCAGAGAATATGAATCTTGTCCGTGCGGTTATTAAGGCCATGGATGAGGCAGCGAGTCAGCAGAAGGATATTTTTTATCCTGTATCCATACATGAACGACAGATCATAAGGGATCATGAAGCACTGTCAAAAGAACACGGGTCAGCGTTTATCCTCTCCATTCCCTTTTATGATGAGAATAGATATGTAAATATAATAACCCTTGAGAGGTCAAGGGGGCACTACTTCACAGATGATGAGGCCATGTACTGTAAAAGTATCGGCTCTTTAATCTTGCCTGTGCTTAAATTAATGCATGAAAAAGAAATGCCTCTCCCTTTGAAGATCTCAGCCGGGGCTGGGGGAGGGCTAAAAAAGGTTCTTGGAGCCCACCACACCGGGAGGAAACTATTTACACTTCTTATTGTTTTTCTTATTATCTTTTTTTCAGTAAAGGAATGGGATTACAGACTTTCTGCTACAACCCATCTTGAAGGGGCTGTTAAACGGGTTATTGTTGCACCCTTTGAAGGGTATATAAAGGATGCCTATGTAAGGGCAGGCGACCAGTTGGAGAAGGGTGAAAAGCTCTGTGTTATGGATGACAGGGAGCTGCGCCTGGAACGGCTCAACTGGATAAGCAAAAGCGCACAGTATGCAAAACAGTACCAGGAGGCCCAGGCAAAGCGTGAGAGGGCAGAGGCAGAGATAATAAAGGCCCAGCTTGATCAGGCAAAGGCAAAGCTTGAACTCACAGAGAGCCAGATTGAAAGGGCTCTCCTTGTTTCGCCTTTCAAAGGCATGGTTATAAGCGGCGACCTGAGCCAGAGGCTGGGCGGCGCGGCTGTAAAGGGTGAAATCCTTTTTGAAGTTGCACCACTTGATGAATACAGGATCATACTTGATGTTGATGAGCGGCGCATAGCAGATGTAGTACCAGGCCAGAAGGGTTATATGATTCTTTCAGCCTTGCCCAGTGAAAAAATACCTTTTATTATTGATAAAATCACGCCTGTTGCCACGGCAAAAGAGGGACTGAATTTTTTCAGGGTAGAGGCAACGCCCTCCATGATTACAGAGAGACTGAGGCCTGGCATGGATGGAATAGGAAAGATCAATATT
Coding sequences within it:
- a CDS encoding DUF3467 domain-containing protein codes for the protein MAPKNDEKLEEVKDEKKAVATQTLRWDDSKMTSTYANVCNVSSTREEVTMLFGTNQSWHTGQPELTVQLTNRIILNPFAAKRLTMLLGNILKEYEARFGELKIDIPK
- a CDS encoding HlyD family efflux transporter periplasmic adaptor subunit; this translates as MINSDYNHEMKFQPRLDNQLWSQFNSAVEREDYCRCWLTLQCSILQNVIQGLVILSGENQSSFAPVVKWPEEGGSPERLTEISERVIEEKCGMLVELDHGSKIPQGIARSYGVAYPILAGEGFYGLVALEVKAGTEEELKYTMEQLQWGISWMELMLRREREHEAVGIIKRLNASVDLLADAISRKNYTSACLSFVTELATYLSCDRVSLGYIRNKKIKLQAVSHSSRVSENMNLVRAVIKAMDEAASQQKDIFYPVSIHERQIIRDHEALSKEHGSAFILSIPFYDENRYVNIITLERSRGHYFTDDEAMYCKSIGSLILPVLKLMHEKEMPLPLKISAGAGGGLKKVLGAHHTGRKLFTLLIVFLIIFFSVKEWDYRLSATTHLEGAVKRVIVAPFEGYIKDAYVRAGDQLEKGEKLCVMDDRELRLERLNWISKSAQYAKQYQEAQAKRERAEAEIIKAQLDQAKAKLELTESQIERALLVSPFKGMVISGDLSQRLGGAAVKGEILFEVAPLDEYRIILDVDERRIADVVPGQKGYMILSALPSEKIPFIIDKITPVATAKEGLNFFRVEATPSMITERLRPGMDGIGKINIDRRRLISIWTRSMREWFIIKFWQYRP